A genome region from Populus alba chromosome 3, ASM523922v2, whole genome shotgun sequence includes the following:
- the LOC118054237 gene encoding protein SHI RELATED SEQUENCE 6 isoform X2, which translates to MLGLHNILFIAPPPSPCHHQQPPHVPSTHQITNTNDQYGIADNQESWNTLKKYPQESSFLERGTLNALQDCDTAINIGPARACRDCGNRAKKECQYRRCRTCCKSRGYECTTHLKSTWVPAARRRERLGYSSGGGGGGSSASSSGGGCIGGKRTRENVPATSNSFSTSNNNAAASFVLDTGSSFQVFRCVRVTAINGDEAEVAYEAKVNISGHVFKGFLYDQGMDEKNLFPCISKMHSSERNRDSSSPIVDPPDAYAASGNQRLLEEKALHQRDFTSCLNLPSELAEERRISIMFIR; encoded by the exons ATGTTAGGCCTTCACAATATTCTCTTTATAGCTCCACCACCATCTCCTTGCCACCACCAGCAGCCACCACACGTTCCCTCTACTCACCAAATAACCAATACCAATGATCAATACGGCATCGCAGACAATCAAGAGTCTTGGAACACTCTAAAGAAATACCCGCAAGAATCAAGTTTCCTTGAAAGGGGAACTTTAAATGCTCTTCAGGATTGTGATACTGCAATAAATATTGGTCCTGCAAGAGCATGTAGGGACTGTGGAAACAGGGCAAAGAAAGAGTGTCAGTACAGGAGGTGCAGGACTTGTTGCAAGAGTAGAGGGTATGAGTGTACCACTCACCTGAAGAGCACATGGGTGCCTGCTGCGAGGAGGCGCGAGAGGCTTGGTTATAGTAGCGGCGGAGGTGGCGGCGGctcctctgcttcttcttctggtGGTGGCTGTATTGGTGGTAAAAGAACAAGAGAAAATGTGCCTGCTACATCCAATAGTTTTAGTACTTCTAATAACAATGCTGctgcttcttttgttttggataCTGGCTCTAGTTTCCAGG TTTTCAGGTGCGTTAGAGTGACAGCCATTAATGGCGATGAAGCTGAGGTTGCCTATGAAGCTAAGGTGAATATAAGCGGTCATGTTTTCAAGGGCTTTCTTTATGATCAAGGGATGGATGAGAAAAACCTGTTTCCatgtatttcaaaaatgcattccagTGAAAGAAATAGAGACTCCTCCTCCCCAATCGTTGATCCACCGGATGCTTACGCAGCCTCTGGCAACCAGAGATTGCTTGAAG aGAAAGCTCTGCATCAACGAGACTTCACATCATGCTTAAATTTACCCTCGGAACTTGCTGAAGAAAGAAGAATCTCAATAATGTTTATCAG GTAA
- the LOC118054235 gene encoding NADPH:quinone oxidoreductase, protein MVSGLENSVIKVAAIGGSIRQASYSNGLIRAAIELSKESIVGMEIEHLDISQLPMQNIDLEGEDHEGSFPPAVEDLRQKILESDCILFASPELNYSVSAPLKNAIDWASRPPNVWVDKAAAIISVSAGMGGARGQLHLRQIGVFLDLHFINKPEFFLNAFQPPAKFDSQGNLIDENTRERLKEVLLALQAFTWRLKTATNAEINA, encoded by the exons ATGGTGAGTGGGCTTGAAAATTCTGTCATCAAAGTTGCAGCTATCGGTGGATCCATTCGGCAAGCTTCCTACAGTAATGGCCTCATTCGAGCTG CAATCGAGCTGAGCAAGGAATCGATTGTTGGCATGGAAATAGAGCACCTAGACATCTCACAGTTGCCAATGCAGAACATCGATCTTGAAGGAGAAGATCATGAAGGAAGCTTTCCACCAGCTGTTGAAGATTTACGACAGAAAATTCTTGAATCTGATTGCATTCTTTTTGCATCTCCCGAGTTGAATTATTCTGTCTCTG CACCTTTGAAGAATGCAATCGACTGGGCCTCTAGACCCCCAAATGTTTGGGTTGATAAAGCTGCTGCAATCATAAGTGTTTCAGCAGGAATGGGGGGAGCACGAGGACAGCTTCATCTTCGCCAAATTGGGGTCTTTCTCGACCTTCACTTCATCAACAAGCCCGAGTTTTTCTTGAACGCGTTCCAGCCACCTGCAAAGTTTGATAGCCAAGGAAACTTGATCGATGAAAACACAAGGGAGAGGTTGAAGGAAGTCCTTCTGGCGTTGCAAGCATTTACTTGGCGACTCAAAACGGCAACAAATGCTGAAATAAACGCTTGA
- the LOC118054237 gene encoding protein SHI RELATED SEQUENCE 6 isoform X1: MLGLHNILFIAPPPSPCHHQQPPHVPSTHQITNTNDQYGIADNQESWNTLKKYPQESSFLERGTLNALQDCDTAINIGPARACRDCGNRAKKECQYRRCRTCCKSRGYECTTHLKSTWVPAARRRERLGYSSGGGGGGSSASSSGGGCIGGKRTRENVPATSNSFSTSNNNAAASFVLDTGSSFQDASFKQSLPVQVHAPAVFRCVRVTAINGDEAEVAYEAKVNISGHVFKGFLYDQGMDEKNLFPCISKMHSSERNRDSSSPIVDPPDAYAASGNQRLLEEKALHQRDFTSCLNLPSELAEERRISIMFIR, translated from the exons ATGTTAGGCCTTCACAATATTCTCTTTATAGCTCCACCACCATCTCCTTGCCACCACCAGCAGCCACCACACGTTCCCTCTACTCACCAAATAACCAATACCAATGATCAATACGGCATCGCAGACAATCAAGAGTCTTGGAACACTCTAAAGAAATACCCGCAAGAATCAAGTTTCCTTGAAAGGGGAACTTTAAATGCTCTTCAGGATTGTGATACTGCAATAAATATTGGTCCTGCAAGAGCATGTAGGGACTGTGGAAACAGGGCAAAGAAAGAGTGTCAGTACAGGAGGTGCAGGACTTGTTGCAAGAGTAGAGGGTATGAGTGTACCACTCACCTGAAGAGCACATGGGTGCCTGCTGCGAGGAGGCGCGAGAGGCTTGGTTATAGTAGCGGCGGAGGTGGCGGCGGctcctctgcttcttcttctggtGGTGGCTGTATTGGTGGTAAAAGAACAAGAGAAAATGTGCCTGCTACATCCAATAGTTTTAGTACTTCTAATAACAATGCTGctgcttcttttgttttggataCTGGCTCTAGTTTCCAGG ATGCAAGCTTCAAACAGTCCTTACCAGTTCAAGTTCACGCCCCAGCAGTTTTCAGGTGCGTTAGAGTGACAGCCATTAATGGCGATGAAGCTGAGGTTGCCTATGAAGCTAAGGTGAATATAAGCGGTCATGTTTTCAAGGGCTTTCTTTATGATCAAGGGATGGATGAGAAAAACCTGTTTCCatgtatttcaaaaatgcattccagTGAAAGAAATAGAGACTCCTCCTCCCCAATCGTTGATCCACCGGATGCTTACGCAGCCTCTGGCAACCAGAGATTGCTTGAAG aGAAAGCTCTGCATCAACGAGACTTCACATCATGCTTAAATTTACCCTCGGAACTTGCTGAAGAAAGAAGAATCTCAATAATGTTTATCAG GTAA
- the LOC118054237 gene encoding protein SHI RELATED SEQUENCE 6 isoform X3, giving the protein MLGLHNILFIAPPPSPCHHQQPPHVPSTHQITNTNDQYGIADNQESWNTLKKYPQESSFLERGTLNALQDCDTAINIGPARACRDCGNRAKKECQYRRCRTCCKSRGYECTTHLKSTWVPAARRRERLGYSSGGGGGGSSASSSGGGCIGGKRTRENVPATSNSFSTSNNNAAASFVLDTGSSFQDASFKQSLPVQVHAPAVFRCVRVTAINGDEAEVAYEAKVNISGHVFKGFLYDQGMDEKNLFPCISKMHSSERNRDSSSPIVDPPDAYAASGNQRLLEGNG; this is encoded by the exons ATGTTAGGCCTTCACAATATTCTCTTTATAGCTCCACCACCATCTCCTTGCCACCACCAGCAGCCACCACACGTTCCCTCTACTCACCAAATAACCAATACCAATGATCAATACGGCATCGCAGACAATCAAGAGTCTTGGAACACTCTAAAGAAATACCCGCAAGAATCAAGTTTCCTTGAAAGGGGAACTTTAAATGCTCTTCAGGATTGTGATACTGCAATAAATATTGGTCCTGCAAGAGCATGTAGGGACTGTGGAAACAGGGCAAAGAAAGAGTGTCAGTACAGGAGGTGCAGGACTTGTTGCAAGAGTAGAGGGTATGAGTGTACCACTCACCTGAAGAGCACATGGGTGCCTGCTGCGAGGAGGCGCGAGAGGCTTGGTTATAGTAGCGGCGGAGGTGGCGGCGGctcctctgcttcttcttctggtGGTGGCTGTATTGGTGGTAAAAGAACAAGAGAAAATGTGCCTGCTACATCCAATAGTTTTAGTACTTCTAATAACAATGCTGctgcttcttttgttttggataCTGGCTCTAGTTTCCAGG ATGCAAGCTTCAAACAGTCCTTACCAGTTCAAGTTCACGCCCCAGCAGTTTTCAGGTGCGTTAGAGTGACAGCCATTAATGGCGATGAAGCTGAGGTTGCCTATGAAGCTAAGGTGAATATAAGCGGTCATGTTTTCAAGGGCTTTCTTTATGATCAAGGGATGGATGAGAAAAACCTGTTTCCatgtatttcaaaaatgcattccagTGAAAGAAATAGAGACTCCTCCTCCCCAATCGTTGATCCACCGGATGCTTACGCAGCCTCTGGCAACCAGAGATTGCTTGAAG GTAATGGATGA
- the LOC118054234 gene encoding hydroxyproline O-arabinosyltransferase 3 isoform X2 yields MGQASSPVLILLAFGFFFATYNLLTMKMHNRSIGKWVYDDSDGEAFFDPVIEMPEEVKKPKNARMPFHVALTATDAPYSKWQCRIMYYWYKKNRDLSGSEMGGFTRILHSGKPDNLMDEMPTVVVDPLPAGLDRGYIVLNRPWAFVQWLEKTTIEEEYILMAEPDHILVNPLPNLARGGLPAAFPFFYIEPAKFENIVRKYYPEEKGPVTNIDPIGNSPVIIKKELLEKIAPTWMNVSLKMKNDRETDKAFGWVLEMYAYAVAAALNDVQHVLRKDFMLQPPWDLSTRKFFIIHYTYGCDYNLKGQLTYGKIGEWRFDKRSFLRGPPPKNLPLPPPGVPESVVTLVKMVNEATANIPNWDAE; encoded by the exons ATGGGACAGGCTTCGTCACCAGTTCTGATTCTATTagcttttgggtttttctttgctACATACAACTTACTCACCATGAAAATGCACAATAGATCTATTGGGAAATGGGTATATGACGATTCGGATGGTGAGGCATTTTTCGATCCAGTTATTGAAATGCCTGAAGAGGTGAAGAAACCAAAGAATGCCAGGATGCCCTTCCATGTTGCCTTAACAGCAACTGATGCTCCTTACAGCAAATGGCAGTGTCGCATTATGTACTACTGGTATAAGAAGAACAGAGACCTGTCTGGGTCGGAGATGGGAGGATTTACACGGATTTTGCACTCTGGAAAGCCTGATAACTTGATGGATGAGATGCCTACAGTTGTGGTTGATCCTCTTCCTGCAGGTCTCGATCGG GGTTACATCGTCCTAAATAGACCATGGGCCTTTGTGCAGTGGCTGGAAAAGACTACCATTGAGGAAGA ATATATATTAATGGCAGAGCCTGATCATATACTTGTGAATCCCCTTCCAAATCTAGCACGTGGAGGGTTGCCGGCTGCTTTTCCATTTTTCTATATCGAACCTGCTAAATTCGAAAATATCGTAAGGAAGTATTATCCAGAGGAGAAGGGTCCTGTGACAAATATTGATCCAATTGGCAACTCTCCTGTAATTATCAAGAAG GAACTTCTGGAAAAGATAGCTCCTACATGGATGAATGTTTCCTTGAAGATGAAAAACGACAGGGAAACTGATAAAGCTTTTGGATGGGTACTAGAAAT GTATGCATATGCTGTAGCAGCAGCTTTGAATGACGTGCAGCATGTTCTTCGGAAAGATTTTATGCTGCAG CCCCCATGGGATCTGAGCACTaggaaattttttatcattcattatACTTACGGATGTGACTACAActtaaag GGTCAGCTGACATATGGAAAAATTGGAGAGTGGAGATTTGACAAGAGATCATTTCTACGAGGGCCTCCACCAAAAAACCTCCCCTTGCCCCCTCCAGGGGTTCCAGAAAGTGTG GTCACCCTCGTAAAGATGGTCAATGAAGCTACTGCTAACATTCCTAATTGGGATGCAGAGTAG
- the LOC118054236 gene encoding phosphatidylinositol 4-phosphate 5-kinase 6 — protein MSKENIGIVKAWEAKVRKSQPTKKKNKNNSVFLTMMSAAVAHVDDDDPPCTEPVNHAEKILSNGDFYTGQWLDNLPHGHGKYLWTDGCMYLGEWYKGKTMGKGKFSWPSGATYEGEFKGGYVDGRGTYTGSSCDTFRGYWVMNLKHGNGTQSYANGDYYDGDWRRGSQDGHGRYQWKSSNHYIGQWKNGLMNGSGTMIWSNGNRYDGFWQDGLPTGNGSFRWPDGSFYVGFWSKDPKEQNGTYYPSGSVSENLDWDPQELFLDLNDCKIATCEKMSILPSQKMLSWPGVLDQGNAKPVKRNGNEGRLRRISVDGRLSNYTVASLDSCDVSSGCGDGELRDVEEGFGNLQVEELDPKIYKLRTQPVKKQGETISKGHKNYELMLNLQLGIRHSVGRPAPAISLDLKSSAFDPKEKVWTKFPPEGSKHTPPHQSSEFKWKDYCPVVFRTLRKLFNVDAADYMLSICGNDALRELSSPGKSGSFFYLTNDDRYMIKTIKKAEVKVLLRMLPAYYNHVRAFKNTLVTKFYGLHCVKLTGPNQKKVRFVIMGNLFCSEFSIHRRFDLKGSSHGRITSKPESEIDPTTTLKDLDLNYIFRLQKSWFQEFCRQVDRDCDFLEQERIMDYSLLVGLHFQEASCREALTPSRTSGVRTPTGILTPTGVRTPTGLHTPTGIGDESESGAPRLSRVDLDKLFMDPSRWASIKLGINMPARVEKTVRKRDFEAQLIGEPTGVLHEVVLFFGIIDILQDYDISKKLEHAYKSMQYDPTSISAVDPKQYSKRFRDFIFRVFAEDT, from the exons ATGAGCAAAGAGAACATTGGCATTGTAAAGGCCTGGGAAGCAAAAGTTAGGAAATCACAaccaacaaagaagaagaacaaaaacaacagTGTCTTTCTCACCATGATGTCAGCAGCAGTAGCTCATGTTGATGACGACGATCCTCCTTGTACAGAACCTGTAAACCATGCAGAAAAGATCCTTTCTAATGGTGATTTCTACACAGGCCAATGGCTTGACAACCTCCCTCATGGACATGGAAAATATCTCTGGACAGATGGTTGCATGTATCTCGGCGAATGGTATAAAGGTAAGACAATGGGAAAAGGCAAATTTAGTTGGCCTTCTGGTGCTACTTACGAGGGGGAATTCAAGGGGGGTTATGTGGATGGTAGAGGGACCTATACAGGTTCTTCATGTGATACTTTTAGAGGTTACTGGGTTATGAATTTGAAACATGGAAATGGTACACAGAGTTATGCTAATGGTGATTATTATGATGGTGATTGGAGAAGAGGGTCACAAGATGGACACGGAAGGTACCAGTGGAAGAGTTCGAATCATTATATTGGTCAATGGAAGAATGGCTTGATGAATGGTAGTGGAACTATGATTTGGAGCAATGGGAATAGGTATGATGGGTTTTGGCAAGATGGATTGCCAACAGGAAATGGGAGTTTTAGATGGCCAGATGGAAGCTTTTATGTGGGGTTTTGGAGTAAGGATCCTAAAGAGCAAAATGGGACTTATTATCCATCTGGGTCTGTGTCAGAGAATTTGGATTGGGATCCTCAAGAGCTGTTTTTGGATTTGAATGATTGCAAGATTGCTACTTGTGAAAAGATGTCAATTTTGCCATCACAGAAGATGTTGAGTTGGCCTGGGGTTCTTGATCAAGGGAATGCTAAGCCAGTGAAAAGGAATGGTAATGAAGGAAGGCTCAGGAGGATATCAGTGGATGGGAGGCTGAGTAACTACACCGTGGCTTCATTGGATAGCTGTGATGTCTCTAGTGGTTGTGGTGATGGGGAATTGAGGGATGTAGAAGAAGGGTTTGGAAATCTTCAGGTTGAAGAATTggatccaaaaatatataaattgagaACACAGCCTGTGAAGAAGCAAGGGGAAACAATATCAAAAGGGCATAAGAATTATGAACTAATGCTCAATCTGCAGTTGGGAATAAG GCATTCCGTGGGACGGCCTGCTCCAGCTATATCTCTTGATCTGAAGTCTTCGGCGTTTGACCCCAAAGAAAAAGTATGGACTAAATTTCCACCAGAGGGATCCAAGCACACTCCACCTCACCAGTCTAGCGAGTTCAAATGGAAGGATTACTGTCCTGTAGTTTTCAG GACTCTCCGGAAATTGTTCAATGTGGATGCAGCTGATTACATGTTATCGATATGTGGGAACGATGCACTTAGGGAGCTCTCATCCCCAGGAAAGAGTGGAAGCTTTTTTTACTTAACAAATGATGATCGCTACATGATAAAGACAATAAAGAAGGCAGAAGTAAAA GTCCTCTTGAGGATGCTGCCAGCCTACTATAATCATGTTCGGGCATTCAAGAACACACTAGTAACCAAATTTTATGGTCTTCATTGTGTGAAACTAACAGGGCCAAATCAGAAGAAG GTTCGATTTGTCATTATGGGGAATCTGTTTTGTTCTGAGTTTTCTATTCATCGGCGCTTTGACTTGAAAGGTTCTTCCCATGGCCGCATAACTTCTAAACCCGAGTCAGAAATTGATCCAACAACCACCCTCAAGGACCTTGATCTCAATTACATATTTCGGTTGCAGAAATCTTGGTTCCAAGAATTCTGCAG GCAAGTGGACAGAGATTGTGACTTCCTTGAACAGGAGAGAATAATGGATTACAGTCTTTTGGTTGGTCTTCACTTTCAAGAAGCTTCATGCAGGGaagccctcacaccttctcgtACATCTGGAGTCCGGACCCCCACTGGAATTCTCACTCCTACTGGAGTTCGGACTCCCACCGGACTTCACACTCCTACAG GAATTGGAGATGAAAGTGAATCAGGAGCTCCACGTCTTTCAAGAGTGGATTTAGATAAGCTTTTCATGGATCCCTCTCG GTGGGCTTCCATTAAGTTAGGTATAAACATGCCAGCAAGGGTTGAGAAGACAGTCAGAAAAAGAGACTTCGAAGCTCAGCTGATTGGAGAACCAACCGGGGTGTTACATGAAGTCGTCCTATTTTTTGGTATCATAGACATACTACAAGACTATGATATTAGCAAAAAGCTCGAGCATGCATACAAGTCTATGCAGTATGACCCAACTTCAATCTCTGCAGTTGATCCAAAGCAATACTCAAAACGGTTCCGGGATTTCATCTTCAGAGTATTTGCAGAAGACACTTGA
- the LOC118054234 gene encoding hydroxyproline O-arabinosyltransferase 3 isoform X1, with amino-acid sequence MGQASSPVLILLAFGFFFATYNLLTMKMHNRSIGKWVYDDSDGEAFFDPVIEMPEEVKKPKNARMPFHVALTATDAPYSKWQCRIMYYWYKKNRDLSGSEMGGFTRILHSGKPDNLMDEMPTVVVDPLPAGLDRGYIVLNRPWAFVQWLEKTTIEEEYILMAEPDHILVNPLPNLARGGLPAAFPFFYIEPAKFENIVRKYYPEEKGPVTNIDPIGNSPVIIKKELLEKIAPTWMNVSLKMKNDRETDKAFGWVLEMYAYAVAAALNDVQHVLRKDFMLQPPWDLSTRKFFIIHYTYGCDYNLKGQLTYGKIGEWRFDKRSFLRGPPPKNLPLPPPGVPESVVRFEQYCNIFALYSPLLGFGKYTLQNNIGY; translated from the exons ATGGGACAGGCTTCGTCACCAGTTCTGATTCTATTagcttttgggtttttctttgctACATACAACTTACTCACCATGAAAATGCACAATAGATCTATTGGGAAATGGGTATATGACGATTCGGATGGTGAGGCATTTTTCGATCCAGTTATTGAAATGCCTGAAGAGGTGAAGAAACCAAAGAATGCCAGGATGCCCTTCCATGTTGCCTTAACAGCAACTGATGCTCCTTACAGCAAATGGCAGTGTCGCATTATGTACTACTGGTATAAGAAGAACAGAGACCTGTCTGGGTCGGAGATGGGAGGATTTACACGGATTTTGCACTCTGGAAAGCCTGATAACTTGATGGATGAGATGCCTACAGTTGTGGTTGATCCTCTTCCTGCAGGTCTCGATCGG GGTTACATCGTCCTAAATAGACCATGGGCCTTTGTGCAGTGGCTGGAAAAGACTACCATTGAGGAAGA ATATATATTAATGGCAGAGCCTGATCATATACTTGTGAATCCCCTTCCAAATCTAGCACGTGGAGGGTTGCCGGCTGCTTTTCCATTTTTCTATATCGAACCTGCTAAATTCGAAAATATCGTAAGGAAGTATTATCCAGAGGAGAAGGGTCCTGTGACAAATATTGATCCAATTGGCAACTCTCCTGTAATTATCAAGAAG GAACTTCTGGAAAAGATAGCTCCTACATGGATGAATGTTTCCTTGAAGATGAAAAACGACAGGGAAACTGATAAAGCTTTTGGATGGGTACTAGAAAT GTATGCATATGCTGTAGCAGCAGCTTTGAATGACGTGCAGCATGTTCTTCGGAAAGATTTTATGCTGCAG CCCCCATGGGATCTGAGCACTaggaaattttttatcattcattatACTTACGGATGTGACTACAActtaaag GGTCAGCTGACATATGGAAAAATTGGAGAGTGGAGATTTGACAAGAGATCATTTCTACGAGGGCCTCCACCAAAAAACCTCCCCTTGCCCCCTCCAGGGGTTCCAGAAAGTGTGGTACGTTTTGAGCAATATTGTAACATTTTTGCACTGTATTCCCCTCTACTAGGGTTTGGAAAATATACATTACAGAATAACATAGGCTACTGA